A DNA window from Arachis duranensis cultivar V14167 chromosome 3, aradu.V14167.gnm2.J7QH, whole genome shotgun sequence contains the following coding sequences:
- the LOC107480735 gene encoding calcium-binding protein CML37-like: MGRDMKYERVLRYFDEDGDGKVSPSELKQRVSKMGGDILLKEVEMVIEELDSDGDGLLSMEDFVALMEGGGEEEKIKDLKKAFEMYDTEGCGFITPKSLRKIFKKMGEKKSIDECKVMINQFDLNGDGVLSFEEFRIMMQ; this comes from the coding sequence ATGGGAAGGGACATGAAATATGAGCGTGTTCTTAGATATTTTGATGAAGACGGCGACGGGAAGGTTTCGCCGTCGGAGCTAAAGCAGAGGGTAAGCAAGATGGGAGGAGACATATTGTTGAAGGAAGTGGAAATGGTGATTGAGGAGTTGGATTCGGACGGCGACGGATTGCTGAGTATGGAGGACTTTGTTGCTTTGATGGAAGGTggtggagaagaagagaagatcaAGGACTTGAAGAAAGCATTTGAGATGTATGATACTGAAGGGTGTGGATTCATAACACCTAAGAGCTTGAGGAAGATATTCAAGAAAATGGGTGAGAAAAAGTCCATTGATGAATGCAAGGTTATGATTAATCAGTTTGATTTGAATGGAGATGGTGTGCTTAGCTTTGAAGAATTCAGAATAATGATGCAGTGA